From the Candidatus Saccharimonadaceae bacterium ML1 genome, one window contains:
- the atpG gene encoding ATP synthase F1 subunit gamma produces the protein MASTQQLKSRIRSVKSTKQITKAMQMVAASKMRRAQEATKSSQAYTMAARELLTYLAAQGATNGHKWFTVRPVKSRLLIVIASDKGLAGAYNANILKSYVHELKSDDAANIANKTIAVGRKIAQATTRIKDTEIVGTYEDLPDHFSGAEFHAILNTAKDMFEANQVDAVDVIFTRFVSSLTQRADVVRLFPAGFTPTDDVQSDIAEAKFEPSPKQIIDDIAYRLISARLFQALTDSRASEHSMRMLAMKNATDNATDLVDALTLEMNKARQAAITQELTEISAGVEAMQ, from the coding sequence ATGGCGTCAACTCAGCAACTAAAATCGCGCATTCGCTCGGTGAAAAGCACGAAGCAGATCACGAAAGCGATGCAGATGGTGGCGGCGAGCAAAATGCGCCGAGCGCAAGAGGCGACAAAGAGCTCGCAGGCGTATACGATGGCGGCGCGCGAACTGCTTACGTATCTAGCGGCGCAAGGTGCGACGAATGGGCATAAATGGTTCACGGTGCGTCCAGTGAAGTCCCGCTTGCTTATCGTCATTGCGAGCGATAAGGGTTTGGCGGGCGCGTATAATGCAAATATTCTGAAGTCTTACGTGCACGAGCTGAAGTCCGACGATGCGGCAAATATTGCAAATAAAACGATTGCAGTAGGGCGTAAAATTGCTCAGGCGACAACGCGCATCAAAGACACGGAAATAGTCGGTACCTATGAGGATCTGCCGGATCATTTTTCGGGTGCCGAGTTTCATGCGATTCTGAACACTGCGAAAGACATGTTTGAAGCCAATCAGGTTGATGCGGTGGACGTCATTTTTACGCGGTTTGTTAGTAGTCTAACGCAGCGGGCAGACGTAGTACGCCTGTTCCCTGCCGGTTTTACGCCAACCGATGATGTGCAGTCTGATATTGCCGAAGCAAAATTTGAACCGAGCCCGAAGCAGATTATCGACGATATCGCCTACCGGCTAATTAGCGCACGCTTATTTCAAGCGCTGACGGATTCGCGCGCCAGCGAACATAGCATGCGCATGCTCGCTATGAAAAATGCTACCGATAACGCGACTGATCTTGTTGATGCGTTGACACTTGAAATGAACAAGGCGCGCCAAGCGGCGATTACGCAAGAGCTGACGGAGATTAGCGCTGGCGTGGAGGCGATGCAATGA
- a CDS encoding Nucleoside 2-deoxyribosyltransferase: MMRIAQLVNQYNPDLVDVTICGSMAHQEKFTAAARTLEAAGLRVRVPAAEDNVDWSSLAKEQVLAKKKDYMDRHFANIARSRAVLVCNYEKNNEPGYIGANTLMEMAVAYVSGVPIYLLEKPDGGINSKALEVAALGGIVLPDGDVAGLIDVLKQGEGHE, encoded by the coding sequence ATGATGAGAATCGCACAGCTGGTGAATCAGTACAATCCGGATTTGGTTGATGTTACGATCTGCGGGTCAATGGCGCATCAAGAGAAATTCACGGCAGCCGCCCGAACGCTTGAGGCGGCTGGACTGCGTGTTCGCGTTCCTGCTGCTGAGGATAATGTTGACTGGTCGTCGCTCGCTAAGGAACAGGTGCTTGCAAAGAAAAAAGATTATATGGACCGGCATTTTGCGAATATTGCGCGCTCTCGTGCGGTACTGGTGTGTAATTATGAGAAAAATAACGAACCTGGTTATATCGGCGCAAATACGCTGATGGAGATGGCGGTGGCGTATGTAAGCGGCGTGCCAATATATTTGCTCGAGAAGCCTGATGGCGGCATAAATTCGAAAGCGCTTGAAGTTGCGGCGCTTGGCGGAATTGTACTGCCCGATGGTGATGTCGCAGGATTGATTGACGTATTGAAACAAGGAGAAGGTCATGAGTAA
- the atpD gene encoding F0F1 ATP synthase subunit beta, translating to MSKKVGKIIQIMGVVVDVEFNDTELPAIYDALTVTRGEQIVTLEVAQHLDRHTVRTISLQSTDGLRRGQDVTATGAPISVPVGEATQGRMFNVVGEPIDGEKIAKDVRRAPIHRQPPKLTEQSNKTEILETGIKVIDLIAPLTKGGKAGLFAGAGVGKTVLIQELINNIAKFHDGNSVFAGVGERTREGNDLYYEMKDAGVLDKTSLVFGQMNEPPGARLRVALSGLAIAEAFRDEGKDVLLFVDNIFRFTQAGAEVSALLGRLPSAVGYQPNLQQEMGALQERITSTKKGSITSVQAVYVPADDLTDPAPATTFAHLDATIVMNRALTEIGIYPAVDVLDSSSNSLDPEIVGDEHYAVAREVQRVLQQYKELQDIIAILGMEELSDDQKQTVARARRLQRFLAQPFHVAEQFTGNPGSYFKLEDTIRDAKDILSGKYDDKPENWFYMSPVPLSEKKD from the coding sequence ATGAGTAAAAAAGTAGGAAAAATTATCCAAATCATGGGCGTAGTAGTTGACGTCGAGTTTAACGACACAGAGTTGCCGGCGATTTACGACGCGCTAACGGTTACCCGTGGCGAGCAAATAGTCACGTTAGAGGTGGCACAGCATCTAGACAGGCATACGGTGCGGACAATTAGCTTACAAAGCACTGACGGCTTGCGGCGCGGGCAGGACGTAACGGCAACGGGTGCGCCGATTAGCGTACCGGTTGGTGAAGCGACTCAGGGGCGAATGTTCAATGTGGTTGGTGAACCGATTGACGGTGAAAAAATCGCAAAGGATGTACGTCGCGCGCCGATTCACCGCCAACCGCCTAAGCTGACTGAACAATCAAACAAGACGGAGATTTTAGAAACAGGCATCAAGGTGATTGATCTTATTGCGCCGCTTACCAAGGGCGGTAAGGCTGGTTTGTTTGCGGGTGCAGGTGTCGGCAAGACGGTGCTGATTCAGGAGCTGATTAATAATATTGCAAAGTTCCATGACGGCAATTCAGTATTTGCCGGTGTCGGCGAGCGTACGCGCGAGGGTAACGATCTCTATTACGAGATGAAAGACGCCGGCGTGCTCGACAAAACATCGCTTGTCTTTGGGCAGATGAATGAACCGCCAGGAGCGCGTCTACGCGTGGCGTTGAGCGGACTGGCGATTGCTGAAGCGTTTCGTGATGAAGGTAAGGACGTGCTATTGTTTGTTGACAACATTTTTCGCTTTACGCAGGCGGGAGCCGAAGTGTCTGCCCTGCTTGGTCGTTTGCCGAGTGCTGTGGGTTATCAGCCGAACTTGCAGCAAGAAATGGGCGCGCTGCAGGAGCGTATTACCAGCACGAAAAAAGGCTCGATTACTTCAGTGCAAGCAGTGTATGTGCCGGCCGACGACCTAACCGACCCGGCGCCGGCGACGACATTCGCCCACCTGGACGCGACGATCGTGATGAACCGCGCGCTGACGGAAATTGGTATTTATCCGGCGGTAGACGTGCTTGATTCCAGCTCAAATTCGCTTGATCCGGAAATTGTTGGCGACGAGCATTATGCCGTGGCGCGCGAAGTGCAGCGCGTGTTGCAGCAATACAAAGAGTTGCAGGATATTATTGCAATTCTCGGTATGGAAGAGCTGTCGGACGATCAAAAACAGACTGTGGCGCGCGCCCGCCGCTTGCAGCGCTTCTTAGCGCAGCCATTCCATGTCGCCGAGCAGTTTACCGGCAATCCGGGCAGCTACTTCAAGCTTGAGGACACAATTCGCGACGCTAAAGATATCTTGTCTGGCAAATATGACGACAAGCCAGAGAACTGGTTCTACATGTCGCCTGTACCGTTAAGCGAGAAAAAGGACTAG
- the atpC gene encoding ATP synthase F1 subunit epsilon encodes MQFQLVTLAGVKLDEAVYEVILPTTEGVISVFPSHEALVTVAVPGVVTVRRRKEDSDDELEYFAISGGVVEINQERVRILVDEAEHGDDIIEAESQAALERALKLQEESNDQVELEKAHQLVDRHAVRLKVAELHRRRRRH; translated from the coding sequence ATGCAGTTTCAGCTGGTGACATTGGCTGGCGTCAAGCTTGACGAAGCAGTTTACGAAGTGATTTTGCCGACTACCGAAGGCGTGATTTCGGTTTTTCCAAGCCACGAGGCGCTCGTAACAGTGGCGGTGCCGGGCGTGGTAACAGTGCGCCGCCGCAAAGAAGATAGCGATGATGAGCTGGAATATTTTGCGATTTCGGGCGGCGTAGTTGAGATCAATCAAGAGCGCGTGCGTATTTTGGTTGACGAAGCAGAACACGGCGACGACATTATTGAAGCGGAAAGCCAAGCTGCGCTAGAGCGCGCGCTGAAGCTGCAAGAAGAATCAAACGACCAGGTTGAGCTCGAAAAAGCCCACCAGCTGGTTGACCGCCATGCGGTACGGTTGAAAGTTGCCGAGCTGCATCGGCGCCGGCGACGACATTAG